One window from the genome of bacterium encodes:
- a CDS encoding alpha/beta hydrolase, with translation MRATRTFREALLPFLLIALALSSCSEHHELRQNNDPDRYTLVEDVLWASPDGFDLSMDIYTPKSGKGSYPVIVMFHGGGWLINDKSIMDQASAYLATHSEYVICNVDYRLLADNGNSVTLNQIVDDVFGAVLWVKDHIGRYEGDGTRIAVTGDSAGGHLSAMVVNLGDRLSSAPFSEASLNFQPSYLPPGKTAEEVSAQGGVGVQAAILSYGAFDVFQGAVDGFESFWNPFWLFSGSFARGVFGNDRNVAEHPDLYRALSPVHNIPHAAERLLPPQLLTVGTDDPLVTPASVKAYLQKLESAGHPAEYWEYEGRSHAFLDSGSNTVLGTNFEADAPAALDVMIRFLDDVFARAPATL, from the coding sequence ATGCGTGCCACCAGAACCTTCCGCGAGGCATTGCTGCCTTTCCTGCTCATTGCGCTCGCCCTGTCGTCCTGTTCCGAGCACCATGAGTTGCGGCAGAACAACGATCCCGACCGATACACGCTGGTCGAGGATGTCCTGTGGGCATCCCCGGACGGGTTCGACCTCAGCATGGACATCTACACGCCGAAGTCAGGCAAGGGCTCGTATCCGGTCATCGTGATGTTCCATGGCGGCGGATGGCTGATCAATGACAAGTCGATCATGGATCAGGCCTCTGCCTACCTGGCAACGCACAGCGAGTACGTCATCTGCAACGTCGACTATCGACTGCTCGCGGACAATGGCAATTCCGTAACGTTGAACCAGATCGTCGATGATGTCTTTGGTGCCGTGCTCTGGGTGAAGGACCACATCGGACGCTACGAGGGAGATGGGACCAGGATCGCCGTTACTGGAGACAGCGCGGGCGGACACCTGTCGGCCATGGTCGTCAACCTGGGGGATCGGCTCAGCTCAGCACCTTTCTCGGAGGCGTCGCTGAACTTCCAACCCAGCTACCTGCCGCCCGGAAAGACGGCGGAAGAGGTTTCCGCGCAGGGTGGCGTCGGCGTCCAGGCTGCCATCCTCAGCTACGGCGCATTCGACGTGTTCCAGGGAGCCGTCGACGGATTCGAGAGCTTCTGGAACCCCTTCTGGCTCTTCAGTGGTTCATTCGCAAGAGGTGTGTTCGGGAACGACCGCAACGTGGCCGAACATCCTGATCTCTACCGCGCGCTATCTCCCGTCCACAACATTCCACACGCAGCAGAGCGGTTGCTCCCCCCGCAGCTGCTGACCGTCGGAACCGACGACCCGCTGGTCACGCCAGCGTCCGTCAAGGCCTACCTCCAGAAGCTGGAATCGGCCGGCCATCCCGCGGAGTACTGGGAATACGAGGGGAGGTCGCACGCGTTCCTGGATTCAGGTTCGAACACAGTACTCGGAACCAACTTCGAAGCCGACGCGCCCGCGGCCCTCGACGTAATGATCCGGTTCCTCGATGACGTCTTCGCTCGCGCGCCGGCGACTCTCTGA
- a CDS encoding DUF2092 domain-containing protein, whose product MSMWKKWAAVLALALAVGTPAARAEQTTAPAIDPAAKQRVDAMAKELAALKAAEISTEYTVDVTLETGQKIQYGGASTVLLQRPNKLRSERLGQRGSAVFTYDGKQVSFFVKPQNYFAVREAPGSLDETLDFALDRLDMAPPGVDLLYADGGAGILEGVTSGLYVGTAMIAGRSCHHLAFRAPDVDLQLWIEEGDRPLPCRYLISTLDVEGRPAMGVTFRKWNTSPTISAGSFDTNPPAGAKPIPFVVAEEDPE is encoded by the coding sequence ATGAGCATGTGGAAGAAGTGGGCAGCCGTTCTGGCTCTCGCGCTGGCGGTCGGCACCCCGGCAGCGCGGGCGGAACAAACCACGGCACCCGCGATCGATCCGGCAGCAAAGCAGCGGGTCGATGCGATGGCCAAGGAACTGGCTGCTCTGAAGGCGGCGGAGATTTCGACGGAATATACGGTCGACGTCACGCTCGAGACCGGCCAGAAGATCCAATACGGCGGTGCCTCCACCGTGCTGCTCCAACGACCCAACAAGCTGCGCTCGGAGCGACTGGGCCAGCGCGGCTCGGCGGTCTTCACCTACGACGGCAAGCAGGTCAGCTTCTTCGTGAAGCCGCAGAATTACTTCGCCGTCCGGGAGGCCCCGGGGTCGCTCGACGAAACTCTCGACTTCGCGCTCGACCGTCTGGATATGGCGCCGCCGGGCGTGGATCTGCTCTATGCCGATGGCGGGGCCGGCATCCTTGAAGGCGTGACGTCGGGTCTCTACGTGGGTACCGCCATGATCGCCGGTCGCTCCTGCCACCACCTGGCCTTCCGTGCACCCGATGTCGACTTGCAGCTCTGGATCGAGGAGGGGGACCGACCGCTCCCCTGCCGGTACCTCATCTCCACCCTGGATGTGGAAGGGCGACCCGCGATGGGCGTCACGTTCCGCAAGTGGAACACCTCACCGACGATTTCTGCCGGCAGCTTCGACACCAACCCTCCGGCGGGCGCGAAACCAATCCCGTTCGTCGTGGCTGAGGAGGACCCGGAATGA